ATTATCAGTTTTTCTAAGTCAAACCCCATGTAGGTGTTCCCATCTCTACAACAACTATGATGAATTATAGAGTGTATGTCTTTGCAAGGAAAGAGACTAATGGGAATGATGAAATGTAGAAATGACAAGATTATCTTAGGTATGAAACCTTCTTAAGAAACTTCATATAATGGTGGTGATGCAACTCTCTTTTGGATGTTaggaaatgttaatgcaataacatgataacaaTAAATGACAAACATGAATCCATAGTTTAATTTAAGTAATTGTATTCTATAGATCCATATAATAATTTCTCTAAAATGAATTTTGTGACCCTAATTGGTCTATTATTATAGGTTTTATATTATAAACATTGGTCATGAATAGACTATAATGGTGTAACTTTTGATTATTGAGAATATATATGCAATACAAAAAGAATTGACTTCCCTCAACCATTCATCTTTCTAGTAGTTGATAGAGTTACCACTCCCAAGATTCCATTTATCTCCTTTGAGAATGAGCCTTCTATATTTGATAAGGATATTCCATAAATTGGGTTCTCTAGAAATAAAGTTACTAGTCAAAAAATATCTTTCTTCAAGGCATTTTACATTTAGAATTCTACACTAGTCCTTTTCCCATTTAATCACTTGTTATTTGGTAGAGAGGTGTTTATTAACAAGTATTATCTTTTTTAATCCAAACCCTCCATATCTTTTGGTTTGGTAAACCTAGTTATAGCTTACCATGGCCAACATTCTTTTGTTCATAGTGTTTATGAACAAAGAAACTTTTACATTTAGAATTTTCCACTAATCCTTTTGCCATTTAATCACTTGTTATTTGGTAGAGAAGTGTTTATTAACAAGTATTACCTTTTTTAATTCAAACCCTCCATATCTTTTGGTTTGGTAGACCTAGATCTAGCTAACCATGGCTAACATTCTTTTGTCCATAGTGTCTATCCAAAGAaacttcttttcaaaattctctctCCTTTTTAAATGAAATGCAAGGATTTTAAAAAGGGATAGGTAATAGGTGTGTATGCTCTACAGACACAAATTAAGAATGATTAACAACTTTACTTTCCAACCTACcaattatttttctaaatattttttcaATTATCTCATTACAAGTAGAAGAGTCTATCTTTTTTATTGAGAGAGGGAGACCGGGGTAAGTAGTATTAGATAAATAGTCTATATTTAAATACACTTGTTACAAGAACATCGAAATATAATTTATTGTGATAAAAGATTCACCTCCATGATGTGTATGCATTCTCTTGATGCCTTCTCGAAGTAAGAAAGTTATCCTGCAAGGGATGTTTTAGGGTTTGAgaatatttattttcctcattaattGTAGCAATATAATGGAGTTGTTAGGTGGAGGAGTTGGGAAAGAATGTTGGGTGACATATAAACAATATGAAACGTGGAAAAGTGGGGGCACGGTACAAAATCGAACCAAGTAACTATAATAAAATCAAAAATAATATTGAAGCGTGGAAGATTCTAGATGTGTTTTGGGGTTTGAGAACATTCATTACTCTCCATATTAATTGTAACTTGATAATATTGGATTAGTTTGGTGGATGAATTGGGGTAGAAGATTAGGTGGgctataaaatatatacatatgaaagaaagaaggaagacacAAAATTGAACCAAGTGACTATAATAAAATCAAAGATAATAGTAAAGTATGGAGGATTATAAATatgtttgagggtttgagaagATTAATATGACATAGTTGAAGGTGCTTAGCGGATAAGTTGAGAAAGGAGATAGGGTGCGACATAAGAAATATGAAACATGGAAGAATAGGGGGAAGACATAAAATTGAATCAAGTGACTATGATAGAATCTAAGATAATAGTAAAGTGTGTAGAATATGTAGTTATTATCACATTCCTTAATGCTAGTGAAGGGATTCAAAAGTTGTGTTCAATTTTTTCTAGAAACCTCCTTAAGCCTCTTTGGAATGATAGTTTCCCTCTATATTATGTAATACGTAACTTTGGAAGTTGGGTGATCTCACAATAGTGATTTACACTTTTTGGTAAAAATGGACACTGAAATGAGCATTTTGAACTAAATCTTCACTTTTTGACTCTTATAACTCCTAAACCACAAGGGATTTGAAGATGATGCAAAATAATGATTTGTGACATTTTGTCTATAGATttcttttttaatctatttttttgaatcaaattgCGTTTCTTTTTCCATATCCTTTGAGAAGTAGTTTTTAATAGTAAACACCATTTTTAAATTGTGATGTGTACTATAAACCACATAGCTTTTCTTTTTTTATGAAggataaaaatcaattttttttgagtTTGGATTTGTAACTACGATATCTAATGTACACATATGGTTTCATAATatcttattgattttttttttaaattaagttttgaattcaaaccaattacaataacctttttttttttttttatggaaacctcctctgcaagggcactttaaactgaattttgatggggcctctcgtggtaaccctgggcctgctggggtaggcatggtaatttatgatcacaatgcaaattttattcgagctaagtgtcatgctattggttttaaaactaacaattatgcggaatttcatgctttgtcttttggattggatatggcaatctctttgggaattaaggacttaataactgaaggtgattctatggtgattattcaatgtgttatgaaaaagaaatcaaattgttagaatttgcagtatatacttgatcccattttacaaaaattagaattgtttgaatctttcttggtatcccattgttacagagaagttaataagattgcaaattatttggcaaatttagccattgatagcaatgctaatcagtgagaggtgggttttgaggagattccttctagggtatgggaaggtttgcagcaatagtcatatgattttcttgagtaacatcgatgtaaaattttatgatgataattattcacgctttcccctttcatttcaagtattcatgttcgttgtctagagaagagttcgaggtcatggtatttgatataatagtgtttttccaaaggtattttgatactttcttttttggcaggaatgtTTTTGGCTCATGGGTTtcggcacagggctttggaaaattttgtcttcttccattgatagcagctatggagtctacatttgaaaattatccgatgggtttttttggcaaaatgtcaaatgggctctatgcaaaactgatattatatgtgttgtgaccgcattttgtatgtggttttgggtggggtgtataaattgatctaCTAGATACTATAGGtctattttatgagctgtgaccagaggttttcttcctagggttctttcctctagtatgctctttgaatcctgtgtaaacaataaaaaatattaataaaaaagtttagtggaataatccacttttattgaaaaaaataaaattacaataacCTTTTTTGTAtacatcgaaattcaattttttttgttggatCAAGAACATCAATACAaattgcatagatatttttcatttttttatctttTCGGTAGTCTACTATTTTTTCTCTTGTGTAGAACAAAGAATTTGGTGTTTTGTTAAAAATCTATGTTTAGTAGAACTAAAAAATGAATTcataataaatcaaaatatattaaaatttttgttgttggaaagcttgttttgaTGACTATCATTCCACAATTTGGTTTGTCAAGTTGATTTCATTTGAACCTTTAGTGTGATTTTCAAAGGCCAAAAAATTGTAGAAAGTTGCAAAAAGAGGGACAGAGATAAAATTAGGGGGTTCGTTAGAACCCCCTAAGGGGGGTCTGTTCTAAACTGATCTATTTGAATGAATCCCTTTTAATTTTAAAAGATAAGTGCCAAGGGGGGTTTGAATGAAGGTCCCCTCCATAGGAACCTTCGTTCGAACCCCCCCATTCAAATGAAGGCTTCTTGTTCATATGAAGGTAAAAAAGAGCCTTTGTTCAAACACATATGTTAGTATGGAGgttcttgttaaaaaaaaaattgtcaactttatttttttcatttgtgggtgaaagtgtaacccactattgtgggatcacctaGATAGGTTCACTTTGTATTTTTCCTATCACTTTGCTCTTGTAAATGATTTCAATTGTggtaaaataataaattttaattttaattttctttaacCTTAATAAAATTTCATAATATATTGAAGAAAAGGTCAAGCGATCATACCCTTACATAGAACTCTTATTTCATTGTTTGAAAATCATGTGAGTTTGCTAATGCCTCATTTTAATCCTTTTTTCTATTAAGAGTTTGGAATCGCAAAATTCTTCAATAACTCTCAATAGGGAGGATTATTGTTGTGGTAGTGAGGCATATTTCAACCTTACCATTAACTCCCCATTTTCTTCTTTTGTAAGCCTAGAGTCATTTAAACCCTCCAAATTCTTGAATAACAATTCAAAAATCCATTGAACTTCCCTAACAGTTTAATCCAAGGTTTTTAAGAGATAAATACATATGATTATGTGAATCTTATATTAATTATTGTATCCCTCCTTCATGGGCTCTTATCCCCTACTTGAAAGAACCCCTTTATGCAATAGTCAACAGGGAGACTTTGGGAGGTGCTACTTCTTCAAAGGTTGACCGAACACTCTTACAACTTTGGTAAACCTTATAAATGCTCATAAATTATGGGGTATTAGCAACAAATTAAATTTAATGACTTTTTATTTGGAGCAAAGTGCAAGAACAAATTAGAAAGATAAGAAAAATAGGTTggataacatagaacatgaatttaAGAAGATGAAGGCTATATTctatagaaaagaaagaaaatggtgaACGTAAAGCTACTATCATAAAAGACACGGAAATTTAAAGTCCTAGTTTGAGAACCCATAGTTGTAAGAGAAAACTTATGGAGAAGAACAAGAAAGACCTAAATTTTACATGGATTTAACTATTGAAGGCACACATGTTCAATGCATGCTCAATAGCTTCAATTTAATGGACAAACATATTTGACTAAATGTTCGAATGCATTCTCAATAGATTCAATTCATTGGCATAGCTAGGACTCAAACTTAGGACCTTCCATTTGCTGCAATGCTCTACCAACTTAGCTACCAACCCCCCCATGGTCAGCATATCATTGGTCTAGATGTGACTTATTTCCAACATCCCCTTGAAGCTATACTCTAGGTGCTTCGGGTTCCTATCTTGACTTTGATACTCCATGTTGAACTGCAACTCATATGAACCAGTTAGGACTCAAACTTAGCACTTTCGAtttgctgttggagtgctctaccatctAAAGTATCCACCCTTCTATAACCTGCCCATTGTTGATCCAAATGTGACTTATTTTTAACAGTTTtagacatttaaattttattttaatgacCTGCATATCAATGTTGATTAATGGCATATGAATATACATCGTAGAGTATAAATCCTATCCAATGGGAAATGTGTGCGTCTTTAAACAGTTGTGATTTCAAACTGACAGAATAAGAAGAATGAAAACAAAAGCTGAAGAACGATAAGAAGATGGTTGCAGCAGTCAACAATAAAAAAGTTGAGGACATTTGAAAGAGAACGCTGTGCAGTTTTTTCTTGACCACAATAGTTACCCAGCGTTCATATTACGCAATCCACTATCAAATTCTGCTTATTTACAGAAGGAATCGAACATATGAAAATAATTGCAAACTAACATGGGTGGACGCATGAATAATAGAGGAAAACAACACCCAAAAGACAATAAATATAGAGGAAAACAACACCTAAAAGACGATAGGAAATGAAGGGCTGCAACATCTCTAACAGTCTGCGCAGATTTTTTTTGGATCACCTCCCTAGCTTGTCCTATTATCTAAGTTCGCCTTGTCAAATGTATGACAGTAATGGCCTCAATGAATGAGGACGGAAAAATATGAATAATCTCCAAAAACATCACATCGAATAGTAAAAAGATTAAGTTGAGCTACTTGACTGAAACACCGCCCAAATGCCTGTCAAATCTAAAGTAGAAAATGGACAAACCAGTGAAAGTGACTCAGAATGAAACTACCTAAATAATTAGGTAGGCAAGATTCCCATTGAGATGAATGAATGTAGCGATCCCAACAATAAAAtataagaataatttttttttttatcggtaaagaTAGAGTCAGCATTATATTGATTATGCAAAAGGTTAACAGAGCTAACAAGGCTAGCAGATAGTAGGTTTTTTAACAAGATTTATAAAGATCATGGAAGACATATATGTCCTTCCGAGATTAGCATGAAGTCTTAAAACTTTAACTTGAAAAAGTATAAGTCTGAATGGCAGATGCTTTACTGccctaaaaacaaaaaatatacTTGATAAGCCATAATTTATAGCTCAAGTCTCAAACAAAAACTTATACAAAACTCAAAGAAACCTAGCTTGCAATTTCATTGTCAGCTTCAGATTGCAGGTTCACATTCCTCGCACTCCCACGGCCTCTGCACGGAGGGCGGCCCCTGCCACAGCCACGCCTAGACCCGCAACGACCCCTGCTAGCACCACCCCTGCCTGCCTACTCCGCTTGAGGGTTATCTTCTTCCGCTTTCATGGGCAATATGCCGTTGAGTCAGCTGAATTGTGAATATAAGGGAGAATTAGATTTAATTGTATAAAACGTAAGGATTTATGTCAGCTGAATTGTGAATATAAGGGAGAATTAGATTTAATTGTATAAAACGTAAGGATTTATGTCAGCTGAATTGTGAATATAAGGGAGAATTAGATCTAAATAGATAACATTTGAAATTAAGTTTAACTATTCACTTCAGAAAGTTAAATGTATGGAAATTAGTTCTATAATTTTGGTTGCTTAttaattttgtgttttattttaagTTCTTATCTTAAATAAAATTTCAAGGTGTGCTTACTTTTTATCAAACTAAAGAAAGAAAACATTGTGAAGAGGGATAAAACCTTAGATTTCATATCAATATTGCGTGTTCAATGAATGTTAGTGAGATAAGACATGAAGGTGGCTAAATGAATCTGAAGGGACGTATTGAGAGCTTTCATCATGCCAAACAAAAGGATCTCACGAAGAAATGTGCATCTAGAAGTAAATCTCCCTTAAAATCTATGGGTAGAGCATGGAGATCTAGCATGGAGGCCATCAAGCAACAATAAATGAGCATGGACTTGACATCCACTTGATAGCCTTCGGCAAAATGCATTGAATGCACCCCTATAGTTCCACATTCTGAAATGAGGTAGTTGAGAGTGTTGGTGGAACATTAATGTTAATGCATTAGATGGTTGAAGGAAGGGTTAAACCTAACCTCCAATCCCTGATTTCAGGAAGAAGGGAAAGGGGATCAGGGATGCAAGGTAACATTTCTCTTAAGGAAGGAAAATGCCATATTGAACTCATAATCCCCAAAGTTTCGAAGACTTAGGTGAAATAGAAAGCGGACAATAGGATGAGTGGAGTGGGCTTAGGGGTTATATTAGAGAAAATGAGAAGATGAAAGGTGGTGGCCCAATGTCCAATCCTGGACAAAAAGACACAAGCAAATTTAAGATTTTCTGACTTTGGCATCTAACCAACAAGGTAGTATTGATCCATGAAGCTAATCGTTAATTAGACATTACTCATGGACCAAAGGTGTCATGAAATTTGATGTAGGGGCATCGACTcaaagttttcatttttgtttgtgtCCTATGTTAAGTTTTGGTTGGCTAGGGGAAGGAGTCGAAAGATTTCTACTTCTTAGTCACATAGTTGACATTTACCCAAAGTTTTTGGGAATAAAATACCTCTCCTTCAATTAGCTACTCTGTAGTAATTAGTTACCGGTTGCACAGTTCAATGGATAGTTCAGTTGGGATAGTTGACATGGAAGACATGGAAGACAAGGAGGGACGGTTTTGGAAAGTGATAGAATAGTTGGCTGGGGAACCGCAAAATACGAGAAAGGTGAGAAAAAAATTGAAGTGGATGTTCAAAATATGTTCAATCTGCAAAGAATGATTGAAACTAAGTTTGGGTTTCCTAATCATTTCATCTATTTTTGTACTACATAAATAAAcaacatttgggaatttgatttatgatttatttaatGATTTCCTGCCTTCATTATTGTAATGTTTGATGCATAGTCTCTGAGGTCCTACTTTTTCTTGAGAGTGAATTAAGGAGAACCGATCAAAAAGAGGAAGTGATTGCAGAGGAAAGGAACAGTATGTACATATCAATATTTGTAATCTTCACATATTACAAACAATGCAGAGATCAAAGGTTCATTCGATTCGACTGGTTTAGTTTGTTTTTTTGGTTTCTAGGTAGATAATGAAATTTTTGTGTGGTGTTGTTTTATTGATTGCTTGTGAATCCCATCGCATTACAAAGTTACTGTCGTTGCTATTGAAGTTTTCGTCATCATAAGACAGAGAGAGTTTGCCCTAGTTCATTTGAAGGAAGGCTGTTGTCATCATTATTTTATTCTACAAAATCTACTTCCGAAGTCTTATACTAATAGTCACCAACATTTACATGCAGCTTGTGTACAAATTCGATTTGTGTGTCTCTAACAGGGCAACATGTAAAAGGTGGCAACTTTTCATACCTGAATTGAATACCAAGATAAATAATCTattgaaaaatataataataaataattaaattgtaTATTTAAAAAAACAGTTTATATTATTATAAGATGAATGTTTATATATTGTTGACAACtaccaaaaaaaaatacaaaacataaatacaaaataaaataatgaatacTTCTAAAACTTTTATAATGGTTTTCTAAAATTAAATTCTCTAACATTTGAATATGTTTTTATATAAAATCCCAAATATGTGTATATTGATTATCATGATATTCTTAGTACTATAATAAATATGTTTTCttcctttgaaaatatttttgatctAAAACATGGAAGGATTTCATTTGTCCTTAGCATTAAGCTGAAGCTCTTCGATTATTTGTGCTCCCAATCCTATGAACATGATATTTATTCTGCATTCAAAACGTAAAGCAAAAAACAGAGGAGATCAATGatctataactagatttcttgctGGTATAGATGATGGGAAAGACGAGGCTTGATGTTAACTTCCAAAGGAATTGCCCTTGGCACTCTCAAACCAATCCCTTCATTCATGTCAATCACTCTTCCATCTGGAACAAACCAATCAAAGCTCTGCAACAACCTTGCCAAAGTTGTTTGCATCATACACATTGCCAAAGAAGCCCCTGGACATCCTCTTCTCCCTGCCCCAAAAGGAATCATCTcaaaatcattccctctcagtaTGTTATCTATCTTTATTTCCTTCTCCATAAAACGCTCTGGTATAAACTCTAATGGCTTATTCCATTCTTTTGGGTCCCTATGAATTGCCCATGCATTTACCATCAGCAATGTTCCTGCAGGAATATGATAACCTCCCAGTATACAATCCTCAATAGATTTGTGTGGCACAAGCAAAGGTGCCGATGGATGAAGACGCAAAGTCTCTTTAACTATTGCTTGCAAGTATTTTAACTGGTGTATATCTGATTCCTCCACCAATCTGTTTCGTCCAATTTTAGAATCAAGCTCCTCTTGCGCCTTATTCATTACTTTGGGATGTTGCAATAACATTGACAGTGCCCACTCTAGTGCAACTGAAGATGTATCAGATCCTGCACCTATCATAACCTACAAGgcaacaagaagaagagataaaaaacaAGTGCAGAAATTCAATCACTTATAATAATTGGAACATTCAAATATTTTTATTGGCAAAGATGTCATAATAAATCATATGGTTTTATAGATGCTATCATTCTCATATCCTTCACTTCTAAGCACTAGActgatagatggaggaactcaaGGCCCTTCAGGAAATTTATGTCTTGATCCAAGGGAGGGCTTAGAAAGGTTAGATTGATGTAGGTGAGGGCATTTATACCTTGATCTAAGGGATGGCCTTGTGCAAGACTAGAGACAAGTTATCCTTTGATGCCTTCTCCAATTTAGCAAGTCTATTTATTGTAAGAAGTTAATGTGCAGGAAAGAATCCAAATAAGACAGGCACCTGCCCTTAATATGGGAATTACTTCTGGGCCCTTTCCTTAGCTCTTTTTTATCACATCATTAACATTACCCAACTCTTCATTGCTCTCATTTCTTGGGTGTATCAAGCTGCCTTCCTCTTTCTCATCACCTTCATTGATACATCCTGACTATGCATTTATATTATTTTTGAAGATCCTAATCATGTTTAGCAAGCTTCCATTTCCTCATGCACATCCTTAACATATCTTATTCGTTTCCCTTGGAGCATTCTCAGTCATTTCAGGGATACAAGAAATTGCATTAGTCCTCCTCAGCAATCTGCATGCAAATCACAAGCCAATGGGAGAAAAAGTAAAACATAGTTCAAGTTTGTTTGCATTAGCTGCCAAAGTGTAAGTTTAGACTCTTTTCTCCTATAACAAGGATTTTCTATTTTGTCTAGGATGTGAGGGTTCAGGACGGTTGTTCTGAGGCATAGGAGTTTTTTATCTTGGTTAGACTAGCTTTTAATTGGAATGACATCAAGGTTGATACAATTAGAATTGTTTTGGGAAATTTAATCCCAACTACTTTGCCAGCTATTTCTGTTATTTCCAGTAGCCTTCATATCTGCTCTCAATCTGCGGCATTAAAGACTAACATTAAAAGTAGATCTTGCCATAGATGGGAATGGATTTTTCAGTAATTCCTCCAACCTGTTCACTGTCACATCAGCTAGTTCCACATGCTTAATGGGTTATAGAAATATATCATTTTATGTTGTCTTTATCTCCATTGTATGTTCTTAGATTGCTATATATATTGTATGCATCTGTGCATTGTATTCACCCTTTACAGAGTCCACCTCCACAGAGCTGTTAGTAGCAAGGAGTTGTCTGTATGAAGCTATGAGTCTGAGTTTGTATGAAGTTTTAAAATCTCAAGAATCTAATCAAATCTGAAAGTTATTAGAGCAAAAGCTCAGTCAAATTGatgtaatgttttattttaatgaatAAATCTTATGTCTGTTTTCTATTATTTTTCATCCCCTTCAATCCTTCAGTTGTCCTATATGAAATATGAGTAGACATTTTAATGATTTTGTGAGTATTGATTACAATGTCTTTAAAGGTTTGTGATTTTTACTATTGTGTTTCTTGTTTGTGTGTTAATTCTCTTAGTGTTTTTCTTATTTATTCAACCGTATTTAATTTTAGTGTTATTATTTCTAAATGGTTTTCTTGTTGATCTATTTTTAACATAAGGACAATGATCATTTCTGATACTCAAAAGTATATGCCATCTTTAACGGACAAATATTTATACATATTATACCATGTCTATGGAGTTTGGAgcttttcttctctctttctaattGTCTGTTTTCAGTTAACTTTTGCATTACTATTTCTAAATGGTAAAAGATCATTTCTGCTACTCAAAAGTATATGCCGCTTTTAAAGGACATATAATAATACACTTTTGGCTTTCCAAATGGTTTTCTTGTTGATCTATTTTTAACTTTTGGCTTTCTAAATGGTTTCCTTGTTGATCTATTTTTAACATAAGGACAAAGATCATTCTGATACTCAAAAGCATATGCCGTCTTTAAAAGACCAATAGTAATACACTTTTGATCTAGAGGTATAAACATTAAATAGGCTCAAACACATTGGATCAGTGAAGGCACAAGCCTGTGATCACAATGACCCAACAAGGATTTGAAGCTTGGTGTTCACATAAACAACTCCACCACTCAACCAACACACTATGAGAAGAACCCCATATCCTCACCATTCCTAGAAACTATGGACGTAATCTAGTTCTTAGAATCTCAACACTTTTTAGTGGTATAGTATCTGATTCTCCATTATTTAAACAAGAATTTataaaccaaaaataccaaaaccagCAAAGTCAAAACAACTTACTAAAGCAGTTGCCTTAATAAATGCATCTTTATCAGGAATTGCGTCACCATTCTCCTTTGCCTGTGAGATTAGCACATCAATAAAGTCTTCCATCACTCCCTCCTCTTTTAATCCTTTCTCCCTGTGCTTGTCCAGAATTCTCCGCATATACAAATCTAACTTTCCCTGTACCTCCTTCATAGCCTTTTCGTACCCCTGCAAATCAAGCCACTTCAACCAGGGTATATAATCCCCAATACAAGTTACTCCTTTAAGTATAAGAGTCTCTTCAATCAGATGGGTAAACAAATCTGCTAGAATCCCCAATTCTTCGCCAAAATACCTGTC
The nucleotide sequence above comes from Cryptomeria japonica chromosome 11, Sugi_1.0, whole genome shotgun sequence. Encoded proteins:
- the LOC131076804 gene encoding xanthotoxin 5-hydroxylase CYP82C4-like, with the translated sequence MDITFSTMQVILVGAVTIFLVTTILVKYLGNYRSRLPPGPRAIPVIGHLHLLIDKTRPIHQILNSLSLLYGPIMQLKFGSSPVLVINSSDLAKECFTVNDKAFASRPRPAHGQHLGYNYYNLGWAPYGPYWRNARKICVRKLLSSKRIQSAVYSMFQQSQLQSIVNMRNVLYQLTFKTLMAMIIDDRYFGEELGILADLFTHLIEETLILKGVTCIGDYIPWLKWLDLQGYEKAMKEVQGKLDLYMRRILDKHREKGLKEEGVMEDFIDVLISQAKENGDAIPDKDAFIKATALVMIGAGSDTSSVALEWALSMLLQHPKVMNKAQEELDSKIGRNRLVEESDIHQLKYLQAIVKETLRLHPSAPLLVPHKSIEDCILGGYHIPAGTLLMVNAWAIHRDPKEWNKPLEFIPERFMEKEIKIDNILRGNDFEMIPFGAGRRGCPGASLAMCMMQTTLARLLQSFDWFVPDGRVIDMNEGIGLRVPRAIPLEVNIKPRLSHHLYQQEI